From the Saccharomonospora marina XMU15 genome, the window ATCGATCACGGGCAGGGGCATCCGTCGGCGTGCCACTACGCCGAGAGCGCCCAACTGCTGTAGCGCGAGGGTCTGCCGGTGGGCCTTCGACCCGGCGGCAGACCCTCAGCGGGGCCCTCTGGTCCAGTTGACCGCGGAGGAGAACGGCCCGACAAGAGGCGGGCCGGGAGTGACCCCGGAGACGGTGGAGCCGATGGCCAGCGTGTCGGCCAACTGGAACAGCGGGATGGCCACGTTGCGCTGCCACAGCCGTGGCTCCAGCTCCGCAAGGCTGTCCCGAAGTGGCTCGGTACCGCTGAGCGCGGCATCGATCACGGGTTGCAGTTCCTCGTCACACAACGCCGCGGGATTGGCCGGTGTCCGCAGGCCGCTGTCCTCGGGCGGCTGGGAGTCCCAGCCCGGACCGCAGCCGAACGTCGAGGCAAGCGTCGAAGCCGGGTCCGCGCTCACCGGCCTCGGCACGACGGCGATGTCCACCGTGACCTCGCCGTTCTGTGGCTGCGACCGACCCTGTCCGGTCGGCTCGTCGGGCTCGGTCGTGCTCACCGGTGCGGCGAGCATCGTGGAGAACAGCTCTCTCGACGGCGGTCGAACCGTGGTCACCTCGACCCCTGCCGCGATGAGCTGCCTGCTGAGTTCCTCGGCGATACGCGCGTAGGGTTCCTGCTGCCCGGGTGAGGCCACCACCAGCGACAGCGTCTGGCCGTCCTTGACCCAGGTGCCTGCCTCTCGGGTGTAGCCGGCCTCGGTCAGCAGCCGCTCGGCCTGGCGCGGAGCAGGGCGTCGCGGCGGCCCGGCGGGGATGGTGGGTGCGTAGCCTTCCGCCGAGGGTGCGAGCACCTGGGCGCCCGCCCGCAGCCGGGAAGAGGGACCACCCTGGGTGCCCTCCGCGATCAACCGATCCCTGTCGAGCAGCGCCGCGATTCCCGCACGCACCTTGTCGTCGGCAAGCGCGGGCCCGACCGGGCGTAGCAACACCTCGGCGAGATAGGGCCTCGCCACGGTGTGGGACTGGGCGTCCTCACCGAGTTCGGAGAACAGCTTCACGCCGTCGGCATCGGTGGCGGCGAGAACGAACTGGTCGGTGCCGCTTCGCAGTGCGGCGGCCATCCCCTGCTGGTCCGACCTGTGCAACACGATCCTGTCGACCGCGGCGGGTTTGGCCCAGTAGCGCTCGTTGCGCTCCAGGATGATCTCGCCCCGCTCCTTGTCGACGGTCTTGATGGAGAACGGACCGCCGTAGGCGGGGAAGCTGTCCGCGAGAGCGCCCTGCCACCCGCCAGGCGCGTCCTTGAGCGCGTGCGAAGGCAACAGGTTGTCGAACAACGTCTTCCACCCCGGGTACGGCTCGCTGAAGGTGACCTCGACGAGCTTGCCGCCCTCGCCGGGCTCGATCGAGGAGATCAGCCGGTAACCGGCGGGGTCGACCACACCCGGTTGGGTCTTCATCGCCTCGGCGAGGTAGACGAAGTCCTCGACGGCGATCGGGGCGCCGTCGGACCAGGATGCCTCGGGGCGAATGCGGTAGGTGACGGTGAACGGTTCCTCCGAGGTCACCTCGGCGGAGGTCATCAGGTTCTCGTCAAGGGTGAGGGTGCCGTCGTCGTCCGGACGAAACGGTGAAGGCAGCAGTAGTTGCGAAAGCGCTTGCGTGACCGTGGAAAGGTCACCGAGGTTGTGCGGGTTGTAGCCACCCACCACGTCGTCGAGGCCGACCACGATCTGCGACGGCGTCTCGACGGGAGGAGCCGAGGTTTGCGCGATCGGTGTGCTCACCACAGGAGGGGGCGGGGTGTTCGAGCACGCGGCCAGCAGCACGGCGAGCACCAGCACCAGTAACGGATGAGCCGCCTTACCGCCCTTCGCTCGCACGCCGCAGCCCCTCCCTGCTCGTCGAACAATTGCCTCACCGCGCCCACGACCCGGTGCGCCGTCGTGTCGAGACTGCCAGATCGCATGTCAAGCCCGGATGGCGGTCCGCGTCCCCTACCGGGTGACGCGGGGGAACCCGTCGCGGTTCCCGTTCAGCCTCAGCCGTTGTCCCGGCTCTTGGCCCTCGACCGCTCCTTGGCGCGCTGCGAGATGTCCAGGGTGACCTTGCGCACCCGCACGAACTTCGGCGTCACCTCGACGCACTCGTCCACCGAGCAGAATTCCAGCGCCTCCTCCAGGCCCATCCTGCGCGGCCTGGCCAGGCGTTCCAGTTCGTCACCGGTGGAGGAGCGGATGTTGGTGAGCTTCTTCTCCTTGGTGATGTTGACGTCCAGATCCTCCGCGCGCGGGTTCTCGCCCACGACCATGCCCTCGTACACCTCTGCGCCCGGCTCGACGAAGAAGGTGCCCCTGTCGGCGAGTTGGAGCAGGGCGTAGGTGGTCACGGCACCGGGGCGGTCGGCGACCAGCGAGCCGCTGTGCCGGGTCCGGATCTCCCCTGCCCACGGGAAATAGCCTTCGAAAGTGTGGTTGGCGATGCCGGTGCCGCGGGTCTCGGTGAGGAAGTCGGTGCGAAAGCCGATCAGACCGCGCGCGGGCAGGATGTACTCCAGCTTGATCCGGCCGCTGCCGTGCCCGCTCATGTGCTCCATGCGGCCCTTGCGTGCCGCGAGCAGTTGCGTGATGGAGCCCAGATGCTCCTCTGGCGCGTCCACGTACAGCCGCTCGAACGGCTCGTGCAGCTTGCCGTCGATGGTGCGGGTCACCACCTGCGGCTTGCCGACGGTCAACTCGAAGCCCTCACGACGCATCTGCTCGACCAGCACGGCCAGCGCCAGCTCACCCCTGCCCTGCACCTCCCAGGTGTCGGGCCGGTCGGTCGGCAGCACGCGGACGCTGACGTTGCCGACGAGTTCGGCGTCGAGCCTCGCCTTGAGCAGCCGGGCGGTGAGCTTGTCCCCACCGCCCCTGCCCGCCAGCGGGGAGGTGTTGACGCCGAAGGTCATCGAGATCGCGGGCTCGTCGACGGTGATCCTCGGCAGCGGCTCGGGATTGTCCGGATCGGCCAGCGTGTCGCCGATGGTGATGTCGGGGATACCGGCGATGGCCACCAGATCCCCCGCGCTGGCCTGCTGGGCGGGCACCCGGGTGAGCGCCTCGGTGATCAGCAGTTCGGAGATCCGCACCGACTGCGCGGTGCCGTCCTCCCGCAGCCACGCGACGGTCTGCCCCTTGCGCAGCCGCCCCGCGTGGATGCGCACGAGCGCGATGCGGCCGAGGAAGCTGGAGGCGTCGAGGTTGGTCACCAGCGCGCGCAGTGGCGCCTCGGCGTCGGCGACAGGCGCCGGGATGTGGCTCAGCAACACGTCGAACAGCGGGTCAAGGTTGCCGCCGTCGGGTACCGTGCCGTCGGCCGGTCGCTGCAGGCTGGCCACGCCGTCCCTCGCGGCCGCGTAGACCACCGGCATGGAAAGCACGGCCTCCAGCGCGGCGTCGTCGGCCGCGGTGCCCTCACCGCCTTCGGCGTCTCCCGCCAACTCGAGCAGCAGGTCGTGCGTTTCCTCGACCACCTCGGCTATGCGCGCGTCCGGCCGGTCCACCTTGTTGACCACGAGGATCACCGGCAGCCCCGCCTGCAAGGTCTTGCGCAGCACGAACCTGGTCTGCGGCAGCGGGCCCTCGCTGGCGTCCACGA encodes:
- a CDS encoding ABC transporter family substrate-binding protein is translated as MRAKGGKAAHPLLVLVLAVLLAACSNTPPPPVVSTPIAQTSAPPVETPSQIVVGLDDVVGGYNPHNLGDLSTVTQALSQLLLPSPFRPDDDGTLTLDENLMTSAEVTSEEPFTVTYRIRPEASWSDGAPIAVEDFVYLAEAMKTQPGVVDPAGYRLISSIEPGEGGKLVEVTFSEPYPGWKTLFDNLLPSHALKDAPGGWQGALADSFPAYGGPFSIKTVDKERGEIILERNERYWAKPAAVDRIVLHRSDQQGMAAALRSGTDQFVLAATDADGVKLFSELGEDAQSHTVARPYLAEVLLRPVGPALADDKVRAGIAALLDRDRLIAEGTQGGPSSRLRAGAQVLAPSAEGYAPTIPAGPPRRPAPRQAERLLTEAGYTREAGTWVKDGQTLSLVVASPGQQEPYARIAEELSRQLIAAGVEVTTVRPPSRELFSTMLAAPVSTTEPDEPTGQGRSQPQNGEVTVDIAVVPRPVSADPASTLASTFGCGPGWDSQPPEDSGLRTPANPAALCDEELQPVIDAALSGTEPLRDSLAELEPRLWQRNVAIPLFQLADTLAIGSTVSGVTPGPPLVGPFSSAVNWTRGPR
- the typA gene encoding translational GTPase TypA, whose product is MPTAAAARTRTDLRNIAIVAHVDHGKTTLVDAMLRQSGAFEERSEPVDRVLDSGELEREKGITILAKNTAIRRQTPDGPVTINVIDTPGHADFGGEVERGLSMVDGVVLLVDASEGPLPQTRFVLRKTLQAGLPVILVVNKVDRPDARIAEVVEETHDLLLELAGDAEGGEGTAADDAALEAVLSMPVVYAAARDGVASLQRPADGTVPDGGNLDPLFDVLLSHIPAPVADAEAPLRALVTNLDASSFLGRIALVRIHAGRLRKGQTVAWLREDGTAQSVRISELLITEALTRVPAQQASAGDLVAIAGIPDITIGDTLADPDNPEPLPRITVDEPAISMTFGVNTSPLAGRGGGDKLTARLLKARLDAELVGNVSVRVLPTDRPDTWEVQGRGELALAVLVEQMRREGFELTVGKPQVVTRTIDGKLHEPFERLYVDAPEEHLGSITQLLAARKGRMEHMSGHGSGRIKLEYILPARGLIGFRTDFLTETRGTGIANHTFEGYFPWAGEIRTRHSGSLVADRPGAVTTYALLQLADRGTFFVEPGAEVYEGMVVGENPRAEDLDVNITKEKKLTNIRSSTGDELERLARPRRMGLEEALEFCSVDECVEVTPKFVRVRKVTLDISQRAKERSRAKSRDNG